A window of Candidatus Jettenia caeni contains these coding sequences:
- a CDS encoding putative hydrazine hydrolase C subunit, protein MKGRGLIGALVIGVSVVVGGGVASAGYIQGTHVKTDLPSPFFVTTSPDGNTLFVVNQSGHSVTFVDTKSRKVVGEVAVQVQPEAAAPTPDGSFLYVCNAESDSVSVIDIARKQVVKEIKVGDWPSGIKISKDGKTAYVACSGNMWNTVDVIDTGRMEKIRSIYTSDYGPRTLDISPDGKTLAVINDSVGSINRSVNFIDVASGKVTEKRVIRESSNLRDVVYTPDGQYIVVTYETPKNWLPVCEAENGQVFTNNIAVLETKPGGKVARLPLDELNNYDGNPYGLAMDPQGRYVYVGVRGMHRVTILDMNKALSIVRGNSQAELDYLRDDLGLVRDYLVARVPVGLGPSSVCLSPDGKFCYAANYFSNNISVIKTPVD, encoded by the coding sequence ATGAAAGGAAGAGGTTTGATAGGTGCGTTGGTGATAGGGGTATCGGTGGTGGTAGGGGGAGGGGTAGCGAGTGCGGGGTACATACAGGGAACCCATGTGAAGACAGATTTGCCATCGCCTTTTTTTGTCACGACGTCACCAGATGGGAATACGTTATTTGTGGTGAACCAGTCAGGGCATAGTGTTACATTTGTTGATACCAAGAGCAGGAAGGTTGTTGGAGAGGTTGCGGTGCAGGTACAGCCTGAGGCCGCTGCGCCGACTCCTGATGGTTCGTTTTTGTATGTATGTAATGCAGAGAGCGACAGCGTATCGGTGATCGATATAGCGAGGAAGCAGGTTGTCAAAGAGATTAAGGTAGGCGACTGGCCAAGCGGTATAAAGATTTCGAAGGACGGCAAGACGGCTTACGTTGCATGTTCCGGAAACATGTGGAACACGGTTGACGTGATCGATACGGGAAGGATGGAGAAGATTCGGTCTATCTATACGAGTGATTATGGTCCAAGGACATTAGACATATCGCCCGATGGAAAGACACTGGCAGTAATCAATGATTCGGTTGGTTCCATTAACCGGAGTGTGAATTTTATTGATGTGGCAAGCGGGAAGGTAACCGAGAAGAGGGTCATCCGTGAGAGTTCCAATTTAAGGGATGTTGTCTATACTCCTGATGGTCAGTATATTGTAGTGACGTATGAAACACCGAAGAACTGGTTACCGGTATGCGAGGCAGAGAATGGCCAGGTATTTACCAACAATATAGCAGTATTAGAGACCAAACCGGGTGGTAAGGTAGCACGGTTGCCTCTTGATGAGCTCAATAACTACGATGGGAATCCGTATGGGTTAGCGATGGATCCTCAGGGAAGATATGTGTATGTTGGGGTAAGAGGGATGCATAGGGTAACGATATTGGATATGAACAAGGCGCTAAGCATTGTTCGGGGAAATTCCCAGGCAGAGCTTGATTATCTCAGGGATGATCTTGGATTAGTAAGGGATTATTTAGTGGCCAGAGTGCCTGTAGGTCTTGGGCCTAGTTCCGTATGTTTATCTCCTGATGGGAAGTTTTGCTATGCAGCCAACTATTTTTCCAATAACATATCGGTAATCAAGACACCGGTGGATTAA
- a CDS encoding sigma 54 response regulator yields MTYRILIADDEERMRRVLAMVFDEMRDVKVVTSSDYVTTMAYLDKERFHLLITDLKVQEVGRLEFLRAIKSKTPDLPIIVLSAYGSVESVIDVMKEGVFDYLTTPFENEILKLAVKRALRMSSLAIENKNLRQALESQYNFSNIIGNSPAVTDALRLVGEVSKTDSTVLITGESGTGKELIARAIHYNSNRAGGPLITLNCAAIPENLLESELFGYEKGAFTSAEKTKKGRFELAAGGTFFLDEISEMSAAIQAKVLRIIESKELERLGGTETIKVDIRIICATNKNLEDLVRLGKFREDLYYRISVFPITLLPLRERTEDIIPLSKHFLRRFSIKMGKAPISLSKEVEKLLIQHKWEGNIRELQNAIERAVILCKSNVIMPEHLPTSLIRGSYFPAKDKFQTSDNTTVQFDIPPHGLSLDALEKQLVTQALEKSKNNKTKAAKLLGLTRGTFRYRLQKYGLSN; encoded by the coding sequence ATGACTTACAGAATTTTAATTGCAGATGACGAAGAGCGTATGAGAAGAGTGCTTGCCATGGTCTTTGATGAAATGAGAGATGTAAAAGTTGTTACTTCAAGTGATTATGTAACAACCATGGCTTATTTAGATAAAGAGCGTTTTCATCTATTAATTACAGATCTGAAAGTACAAGAAGTGGGAAGGCTTGAGTTTTTAAGAGCAATTAAAAGCAAAACACCTGACCTTCCTATCATCGTTTTATCCGCATACGGTTCCGTAGAATCAGTAATTGATGTAATGAAAGAAGGAGTATTTGATTATCTTACAACTCCTTTTGAGAATGAGATACTTAAGCTCGCGGTAAAGAGGGCCTTACGTATGAGTAGTTTAGCTATTGAGAATAAAAACTTACGTCAAGCACTCGAGTCTCAATATAATTTCTCAAATATTATTGGTAATTCCCCAGCAGTTACTGATGCTTTGAGACTGGTTGGAGAAGTATCCAAGACTGATTCAACAGTATTAATTACCGGAGAAAGTGGCACAGGAAAAGAGTTAATTGCACGTGCAATTCATTACAATAGTAACAGAGCCGGAGGACCTCTCATTACGCTGAATTGCGCTGCGATACCTGAAAATTTACTTGAGAGTGAATTGTTCGGATATGAGAAGGGTGCATTCACCAGCGCTGAAAAGACTAAAAAGGGGCGTTTTGAGTTAGCTGCCGGTGGCACTTTCTTTTTGGACGAAATATCGGAAATGAGTGCAGCCATCCAGGCAAAAGTATTACGCATTATTGAGTCTAAAGAATTAGAACGTCTTGGCGGCACCGAAACAATTAAAGTTGATATTCGGATTATTTGCGCTACCAATAAAAACTTGGAGGATTTGGTGCGGCTCGGTAAATTTCGAGAGGATTTATATTATCGAATAAGCGTCTTTCCAATTACCCTATTACCATTAAGAGAAAGAACCGAAGATATTATTCCATTAAGCAAACACTTTTTGAGACGTTTTTCAATAAAAATGGGGAAAGCGCCAATTTCTCTAAGTAAAGAAGTAGAAAAACTCCTTATTCAGCATAAATGGGAAGGTAATATTAGGGAATTGCAAAATGCTATTGAAAGAGCGGTGATTCTCTGTAAAAGTAATGTAATCATGCCTGAACATCTACCAACATCTCTTATTAGGGGGTCATATTTCCCTGCAAAAGATAAGTTCCAAACATCAGATAATACCACGGTTCAATTTGATATTCCTCCTCATGGTTTATCTCTGGATGCTTTAGAAAAACAATTAGTAACGCAGGCACTTGAAAAGAGTAAAAATAATAAGACAAAAGCTGCTAAACTATTAGGGTTAACAAGAGGAACATTCCGGTATAGATTACAAAAGTATGGTTTGTCAAATTAG
- a CDS encoding putative formate dehydrogenase cytochrome b subunit produces the protein MGYYPKKNLKKEFFSSLRVFRLSVLMTIPFCFALSPAILFAGDNGPCIECHTKPEKLKVAEKAKIDPITGEIKVVPMLIDEPTFKASAHGGEDFFCIDCHQDLDGVDLSEGHKPNLKPVDCITFCHDDPADEYLQSSHVKLMKQKNKDVPTCKDCHAGLSYHYSPLGEKSPRDVPRGTDPLHRKLTIESCGSCHEEYFDSYRNNAHGQVTALGHTTTDVPVCFDCHGKHTILNSSDPESKVGKDRILETCGKCHANANASFVKHVEHPQIKNIHYYTKLIVALKNARNDPENFKKVLMNPQTILCVVFVMYVGILAFTFSSFGLHSLLTWFATVRDECKRKGHDEEQH, from the coding sequence ATGGGTTATTATCCAAAAAAAAACTTGAAGAAAGAATTTTTCTCAAGTTTAAGAGTGTTTAGATTGTCGGTTCTCATGACAATCCCATTTTGTTTTGCCTTATCGCCTGCAATACTTTTTGCAGGCGATAATGGCCCTTGTATTGAATGTCATACGAAGCCGGAAAAATTAAAAGTAGCCGAAAAGGCAAAAATAGACCCAATTACGGGTGAGATTAAGGTGGTTCCAATGTTGATTGATGAACCCACTTTTAAGGCATCTGCACATGGCGGCGAGGATTTCTTTTGTATTGATTGTCATCAGGATTTGGATGGGGTAGATTTGTCCGAAGGGCACAAACCAAATCTGAAACCGGTTGATTGTATTACCTTCTGCCATGACGATCCGGCTGATGAATACCTGCAAAGTAGTCACGTAAAATTGATGAAACAAAAGAATAAAGATGTACCAACTTGTAAGGATTGCCATGCTGGTTTATCTTACCATTATTCACCATTGGGCGAGAAGTCGCCAAGAGATGTGCCAAGAGGCACCGATCCACTTCATAGAAAATTAACCATTGAATCATGCGGCTCATGCCATGAAGAATATTTTGACAGCTATAGGAATAATGCGCATGGCCAAGTTACGGCTCTTGGACATACAACAACAGATGTGCCAGTATGTTTTGATTGCCATGGTAAACACACCATATTAAATTCATCTGATCCGGAATCTAAAGTTGGAAAAGATAGAATTTTAGAGACATGTGGAAAATGTCATGCGAATGCAAATGCGAGTTTTGTCAAACATGTGGAGCACCCTCAAATAAAAAATATACATTATTATACGAAACTGATAGTAGCATTAAAGAACGCACGTAATGATCCGGAAAATTTTAAAAAAGTTCTTATGAATCCACAAACAATTTTATGTGTGGTGTTTGTGATGTACGTAGGGATATTGGCGTTTACATTTTCTTCTTTCGGACTCCATTCCTTACTGACTTGGTTTGCAACTGTTCGGGACGAATGCAAGAGAAAGGGGCATGATGAAGAGCAACATTAA
- a CDS encoding putative heme protein, whose product MLSSKRITFFGGVVVSLCSLAFSLPALSVGAEYVSNSGCKCHMSKGCFEGEEYKERLHSNTWEKRLKGTPDAENPECLKCHATAFGEKIAEAGKKYLPNVQCEACHGAGSEYKKVKENYLGKGKDAFKELLKKDPFMARKVQYDAGLIVAGINGPATVKEQCLKCHWESKDAKDKCPKTDKVMDYKDYFKKDDHRDEDEIDIAIKKLSPEDKKKWAAILPKDEILNTPLKQVKKKD is encoded by the coding sequence ATGTTAAGTAGTAAGAGGATAACTTTTTTTGGGGGTGTTGTAGTTTCTTTGTGCTCGTTAGCTTTTTCACTACCTGCTTTATCTGTAGGGGCAGAATATGTTAGCAATAGTGGCTGTAAATGTCATATGAGTAAAGGTTGCTTTGAAGGAGAAGAATATAAAGAAAGATTACATTCAAATACATGGGAAAAAAGGTTAAAGGGAACCCCCGATGCTGAAAATCCGGAGTGTTTAAAATGCCATGCAACTGCCTTTGGAGAGAAGATTGCGGAGGCAGGTAAAAAATATTTACCGAATGTTCAATGCGAAGCCTGTCATGGCGCCGGTTCAGAGTATAAAAAAGTAAAAGAGAACTATTTGGGAAAAGGTAAAGATGCATTTAAAGAGTTATTGAAGAAAGACCCCTTTATGGCTCGAAAAGTACAATATGATGCTGGTTTAATTGTTGCCGGGATTAATGGACCTGCAACCGTGAAAGAGCAGTGTTTAAAATGTCACTGGGAGAGCAAGGATGCTAAGGATAAATGTCCAAAAACCGATAAGGTGATGGATTATAAAGATTATTTTAAGAAAGATGATCACCGTGACGAGGATGAAATTGATATAGCAATCAAAAAGCTTTCTCCGGAAGATAAAAAGAAATGGGCTGCTATACTACCAAAGGATGAGATTTTAAATACACCGTTAAAACAAGTAAAAAAGAAGGACTAA
- a CDS encoding biotin carboxylase gives MIANRGEIALRIIRACREMGIETVAICSKADEHAMYLKQADITVCVGPPEADLSYLNIPSIISAAEITDIEAIHPGYGFLSEVSHFAEVCESSNIVFIGPKSEMLKKLGNKTEARKLAIANKVPVVPGSESVIKSQQQALDVAHKIGYPVIIKASAGGGGRGMRVAHNDISLVNSLGVAQREAEAAFKDPSIYIEKYIENTRHVEVQIFGDNYGNIIHLGERDCTLQRRHQKIVEESPSPAISERLREEICKAAIKIARAVHYKNAGTVEFLVDNNEGNFYFIEVNTRLQVEHPVTEMVTGIDLVKQQIRVAHGERFNIKQRKIRNQGVSIECRIYAEDPYNGFRPQPGKITKYNPPGGRGVRVDSHVHSGYEIPPYYDSLISKLIVHQKTREEAIACMRRALSEYVIEGIKTTIPLNLELMNHPQFATGNINTNFVENFLSKG, from the coding sequence ATGATTGCAAATCGGGGTGAAATTGCCTTGCGAATTATTCGGGCATGTCGCGAAATGGGTATCGAAACCGTTGCTATATGTTCTAAGGCTGATGAACATGCAATGTACTTGAAACAAGCGGATATTACCGTGTGCGTCGGTCCTCCCGAAGCAGATTTGAGTTATCTGAATATTCCAAGCATAATTAGTGCAGCAGAGATAACTGATATCGAGGCTATTCATCCAGGATATGGTTTTTTATCAGAAGTGAGTCATTTTGCTGAGGTATGTGAATCTTCTAATATCGTATTTATAGGTCCTAAATCTGAAATGTTAAAGAAGCTCGGGAATAAGACCGAGGCCAGGAAACTCGCTATTGCTAATAAAGTTCCTGTCGTTCCGGGGAGTGAGTCGGTTATAAAAAGCCAACAACAAGCTCTCGATGTTGCGCATAAGATTGGCTATCCTGTAATTATTAAAGCCTCTGCTGGTGGAGGTGGACGTGGAATGCGTGTTGCGCATAATGATATAAGCCTTGTCAATTCTTTAGGAGTTGCGCAACGGGAAGCAGAAGCTGCTTTTAAAGACCCATCTATTTATATAGAAAAATACATAGAAAATACACGCCATGTAGAAGTACAAATATTTGGCGATAACTACGGTAATATTATTCATCTGGGTGAAAGGGACTGTACCTTACAACGTAGACATCAGAAGATTGTGGAAGAATCCCCCTCTCCTGCAATTTCTGAACGTTTACGTGAGGAAATATGCAAAGCTGCAATTAAGATAGCAAGAGCCGTACACTATAAAAATGCAGGTACGGTTGAATTTTTAGTAGATAATAATGAAGGTAATTTTTATTTTATAGAAGTGAATACACGTTTACAAGTAGAACACCCTGTTACCGAGATGGTTACCGGTATCGATTTGGTTAAACAGCAAATAAGGGTTGCCCATGGTGAGCGATTTAATATAAAACAAAGGAAGATCCGGAACCAGGGGGTTTCAATCGAGTGCCGCATTTATGCAGAAGATCCTTACAATGGATTTAGACCCCAACCTGGTAAAATTACTAAATATAATCCCCCAGGCGGACGTGGAGTAAGGGTGGACTCTCATGTACACTCCGGGTATGAAATCCCTCCGTATTATGATTCTTTAATATCAAAGTTGATCGTCCATCAAAAGACAAGAGAGGAGGCAATTGCTTGTATGAGAAGGGCATTGAGTGAATACGTTATTGAAGGTATTAAGACAACCATTCCATTAAATTTAGAGTTAATGAACCACCCACAATTTGCAACGGGAAATATCAATACAAACTTTGTAGAGAATTTTCTGTCAAAAGGCTAA
- a CDS encoding acetyl-CoA carboxylase biotin carboxyl carrier protein: MSIIDKVKQLISIMNENELSEIEIQEDVTKIRIKKREGGYVPAISSVTASPIHPAKIEQEHSSYVLSKESENFVDIISPMVGTFYRSSSPGADPCINVGDTVNEETVVCIIEAMKIMNEVKAETVGEIVDVYANDGEAVEFGQPLFRVKPSTRTA, from the coding sequence ATGAGCATTATAGACAAGGTAAAGCAATTAATTTCAATCATGAATGAGAATGAATTGTCTGAAATTGAAATACAAGAAGATGTAACCAAAATAAGGATAAAGAAAAGAGAAGGGGGGTATGTTCCTGCAATCTCGTCAGTAACTGCGTCTCCAATACACCCTGCAAAAATAGAACAAGAACATTCATCGTATGTATTATCAAAGGAAAGCGAGAATTTTGTAGATATTATTTCTCCTATGGTAGGAACTTTTTACCGCTCGAGTTCTCCCGGTGCAGATCCTTGTATTAATGTTGGAGATACGGTAAACGAAGAAACCGTTGTTTGTATTATTGAAGCGATGAAAATAATGAACGAGGTAAAAGCAGAAACAGTTGGTGAGATTGTTGATGTTTATGCAAACGATGGAGAAGCCGTGGAATTTGGCCAACCTCTATTCCGCGTTAAACCCTCAACAAGAACGGCATAA
- a CDS encoding putative aminopeptidase, translating to MENLNELKGKLTRDGVDGFLITNEINIHYLTNFTGSESILLITPDNNYLFTDFRYVEQAQQDIPWINIIERKVSLIRTICGKLKQLHIKKLYIESLHLTVNQYYEIKDTVKGIHVLPVQGIVEKYRKRKTREEIKKIQQAIDIAEKAYNNIRKKIRAGFSEKNLADVLEFEIRNQGGERSSFEIICAAGSHASKPHAHTTDRQIQDNDSVLTDWGARFQFYNSDLTRVTFTDKISQKLREIYQIVLDAQCFAIDKVKPGRIAKDIDSIARSYIEKKGFGKCFGHGLGHGIGLEVHEGPVINKRSKEILEEGMVFTVEPGIYIPEWGGVRIEDIVLVTADSCNILSHLPKKITDVYR from the coding sequence ATGGAAAATTTGAATGAATTGAAAGGGAAATTAACAAGGGATGGGGTAGATGGTTTTTTAATTACGAATGAAATAAACATCCATTATCTCACGAATTTTACCGGTTCCGAAAGTATCCTTTTGATTACACCGGATAATAATTATTTGTTTACAGATTTTAGGTATGTTGAACAGGCTCAGCAAGATATTCCCTGGATTAATATTATTGAAAGAAAAGTTTCCTTAATACGTACAATTTGTGGTAAGCTAAAGCAGCTTCATATAAAAAAATTATATATTGAATCCTTACACCTTACAGTAAATCAATATTATGAGATTAAAGATACGGTAAAAGGGATTCATGTTCTGCCGGTACAAGGAATTGTTGAAAAATATCGAAAACGGAAAACACGGGAAGAAATTAAAAAGATACAGCAGGCTATCGATATTGCAGAAAAGGCATATAATAATATCAGAAAGAAAATAAGAGCAGGTTTCTCAGAAAAGAATTTAGCAGATGTTTTAGAGTTTGAAATAAGGAATCAAGGCGGTGAGAGAAGTTCTTTTGAAATAATTTGTGCTGCTGGCTCACACGCATCAAAGCCACATGCTCATACAACAGACAGGCAGATACAAGATAATGATAGTGTTTTAACAGATTGGGGCGCTCGTTTTCAGTTTTATAATTCAGACTTGACAAGGGTTACGTTTACAGATAAAATATCCCAAAAATTAAGGGAGATATACCAGATTGTGCTGGATGCACAATGTTTTGCAATTGATAAGGTAAAACCAGGCAGAATAGCAAAGGATATAGATAGCATAGCGAGGAGCTATATAGAAAAAAAAGGATTTGGGAAGTGTTTTGGTCATGGATTAGGGCATGGCATTGGGCTTGAGGTTCATGAAGGCCCTGTTATTAATAAAAGAAGTAAAGAAATATTAGAGGAGGGTATGGTGTTTACCGTAGAACCTGGTATTTATATCCCGGAGTGGGGAGGTGTTCGTATAGAAGATATAGTTTTAGTAACTGCAGATAGTTGTAATATTTTGAGCCATTTACCTAAAAAAATAACAGATGTTTATCGGTAA
- a CDS encoding chromosomal replication initiator protein DnaA, whose translation MVESYIKIWDDVLQNIREKVGPLRFNLWFKNTRLESLDHDYANIVVPNVFTQVWLQENFSSVLREGIGKLINNKDLNIKFSILKSDERENGLSTTNISLPDKKTEINKKPLQVNRVLKLEDFIVGPNNRLAYTASLEMVNDKHPAFNPLFIHGPVGVGKTHILQGVWNRVKEEQNINAVYMTAEKWTNEFIYSLQKGKMEAFRQKFRNVDMFLIDDVHFLSNKQGVQEEFLHTFNALYELSKKIIFASDAHPKMIAQLKENLASRFMSGMITKIDKPEYAMRLLILRSKAAKFDVHFSEDVLEFIAEKFDDNVREVESALTTLSAHAKFNEKKIDLQLANEVLGEFFYNEGKVIKVNEIEEEILTYFNISRSELHSNKKMKSISFPRQVCMYLIKILLNWSYQQIGNYFNSKKHSTVMFAIKKVKEQIDSDKQFKLFVEMLIERIKKQKR comes from the coding sequence ATGGTAGAATCTTATATAAAAATCTGGGATGATGTTCTTCAAAATATTCGGGAAAAGGTAGGACCATTGCGATTTAACCTGTGGTTTAAGAATACGAGACTTGAGTCTTTAGACCATGATTATGCAAATATTGTAGTACCGAATGTCTTTACTCAAGTGTGGCTGCAAGAGAATTTTTCAAGTGTGTTGAGAGAAGGTATTGGAAAGCTAATAAATAATAAGGACCTGAATATTAAATTCTCTATCCTAAAAAGCGATGAAAGAGAAAATGGCTTATCCACAACAAATATCTCTTTGCCTGATAAGAAAACGGAAATAAACAAGAAACCTTTACAAGTAAATAGGGTTCTGAAGTTAGAGGATTTTATCGTTGGCCCGAATAACAGGCTTGCTTATACTGCATCCCTGGAAATGGTAAATGATAAACATCCTGCTTTTAATCCTCTTTTTATCCATGGTCCTGTTGGCGTTGGAAAAACTCATATACTCCAAGGGGTTTGGAACCGTGTAAAAGAGGAACAAAATATAAATGCTGTATATATGACGGCAGAGAAGTGGACGAATGAATTCATTTATTCGTTACAAAAAGGAAAGATGGAAGCGTTTCGGCAAAAATTTAGAAATGTTGATATGTTCCTCATAGATGACGTTCATTTTCTTTCTAATAAACAAGGGGTGCAAGAGGAGTTTCTCCATACTTTTAACGCATTATATGAATTATCCAAGAAAATTATATTTGCAAGTGATGCCCACCCGAAAATGATTGCACAGTTGAAAGAGAACCTTGCAAGTCGATTTATGTCCGGCATGATCACAAAAATAGATAAACCCGAATATGCCATGAGACTTTTAATCTTAAGGTCAAAAGCTGCAAAATTTGACGTACATTTTTCAGAAGATGTTTTGGAATTTATTGCGGAGAAATTTGATGATAATGTGAGAGAAGTTGAAAGCGCACTGACAACACTATCTGCACATGCAAAATTTAATGAGAAAAAAATAGACCTGCAATTAGCGAACGAGGTTTTAGGTGAGTTTTTCTATAATGAAGGAAAGGTTATTAAAGTGAATGAAATAGAGGAAGAAATTCTCACCTATTTCAACATATCACGAAGTGAACTCCATTCGAATAAAAAAATGAAATCTATTTCTTTTCCGCGACAGGTATGTATGTATTTGATAAAGATACTCCTGAATTGGTCATATCAGCAAATTGGGAATTATTTTAATAGCAAGAAACATTCTACGGTTATGTTTGCTATAAAAAAGGTAAAAGAACAAATTGATAGTGATAAACAATTTAAGCTATTTGTAGAGATGCTCATAGAAAGAATAAAAAAACAAAAAAGATAA
- a CDS encoding deoxyhypusine synthase, producing the protein MRIKDLVDEYSRSGAFNAGRLAEACKLYCHMIDENATVGLTLSGAMSPTGMGGILITLIENGFVDFIISTGANLYHDLHFALNLPIHQGDFRVNDTELYEAGIERIYDIFITDELLLKTDKYIQDVTNKISVVEPISTADFHYLLGKSVLSDTPSPQMSFVAQAAKHHVPIFVSSPGDSSIGMNLSYLKLMGKGIIIDTDLDVLQSTAIIFNSKKNGVISIGGGSPKNFYMQTQPTLAQILDINKGGHDYFIQITTDAPQWGGLSGATPSEAISWGKIRSEEVKNHVVVYSDATIAMPILASYALSEKKPRKKKYLYKHLPDYINDLKKHIKK; encoded by the coding sequence ATGAGGATTAAGGATCTTGTTGATGAATATAGCCGTTCAGGGGCATTCAATGCAGGAAGGCTGGCAGAAGCATGTAAGTTGTATTGTCATATGATTGATGAGAATGCCACGGTCGGTTTAACTCTCTCCGGTGCCATGTCACCAACAGGCATGGGAGGGATACTTATAACCCTTATTGAGAATGGTTTTGTAGACTTCATTATTTCCACGGGGGCGAATCTCTATCACGATCTTCATTTCGCATTAAATCTGCCGATACATCAGGGAGATTTTAGGGTTAATGATACTGAACTTTACGAAGCAGGTATCGAGCGTATTTATGATATCTTTATTACCGATGAGCTTCTTCTTAAGACAGATAAGTATATCCAGGATGTGACAAACAAAATCTCTGTAGTCGAGCCTATTTCTACCGCAGATTTTCATTACCTCCTCGGTAAGTCGGTTCTTTCTGATACACCATCGCCTCAGATGAGTTTTGTTGCACAGGCAGCGAAACACCATGTGCCCATATTCGTTTCTTCTCCAGGTGATTCTTCAATTGGGATGAATTTATCTTATCTTAAACTTATGGGGAAAGGTATTATTATAGATACGGACCTGGATGTTCTTCAATCCACAGCCATTATCTTTAATAGTAAAAAAAACGGGGTAATTAGTATTGGCGGCGGTTCTCCGAAAAATTTCTATATGCAAACGCAACCTACCTTAGCGCAGATACTGGATATTAATAAAGGAGGGCATGACTACTTCATTCAGATTACTACGGATGCGCCACAATGGGGCGGGCTCTCCGGGGCAACACCGTCAGAGGCTATTTCATGGGGTAAAATACGAAGTGAAGAGGTGAAAAATCATGTGGTAGTTTATAGCGATGCTACGATAGCTATGCCGATTCTTGCCAGCTATGCTCTCTCAGAAAAAAAACCAAGAAAGAAAAAATACCTTTACAAACATCTGCCTGATTATATCAATGATTTGAAAAAACATATCAAAAAATAA
- a CDS encoding peptidase: MPKNNKLFLERILKEAIHEIGHTYGLAHCDNPKCIMHFSNSLKDTDTKEPGFCFRCNMKIK, from the coding sequence TTGCCTAAAAATAATAAGCTCTTTCTGGAACGTATCCTAAAAGAAGCAATTCACGAGATTGGTCATACTTACGGCTTAGCTCATTGTGATAACCCAAAGTGCATCATGCATTTCTCAAATTCTCTCAAAGATACCGATACAAAGGAACCTGGCTTCTGCTTCAGATGTAATATGAAAATCAAGTAA
- a CDS encoding thioredoxin: MSEDVVVLTDANFEAEVLKSNIPVLVDFWAAWCGPCRQLAPVIDELAKEYKGKAKVGKFDTEENNSIPAKFGITAIPTIIVFKDGNTVNKMVGVKSKKDLKAALDAQLT; encoded by the coding sequence ATGTCTGAAGACGTAGTTGTGCTTACCGATGCAAATTTTGAGGCAGAAGTGTTGAAGTCAAATATCCCTGTATTAGTGGATTTTTGGGCAGCGTGGTGTGGCCCATGCAGACAATTAGCTCCTGTAATAGATGAATTAGCAAAAGAATATAAAGGGAAGGCTAAAGTCGGAAAATTTGATACGGAAGAAAACAATAGCATCCCTGCTAAATTTGGGATCACAGCAATACCTACCATTATCGTGTTTAAAGATGGAAATACGGTGAATAAGATGGTAGGGGTAAAATCGAAGAAAGACTTAAAAGCAGCTCTGGATGCGCAATTAACATAA